One Pseudoalteromonas espejiana DSM 9414 DNA window includes the following coding sequences:
- a CDS encoding TonB-dependent receptor: MFKPSLLTLAISSAVSGAFIFSNSAVAQEEVTATNKSLEVIEVTATRRSGSVQNAPLNITALDADVMKDQNIGELADVARWVPGLTITDQGGRSGSPIIVRGLNTNSSGPSSDGGTVATYVNEIPVSVDMRLVDIERVEVLIGPQGTLYGAGTLGGAIRYMLKEPELDFTSVEVFGDLFQTQESDSLGGEGGFIVNLPIIEDELAVRASLNVYEDPGFIDYAYTVREPGVSLPDPDWSDSSAVNENIKNVEDANGETTTTGRISVRWKATERLEATLNYFYQKQDSEGRSIVHYNSLNEDNGLSDIVGKYESAYRYEEPREKEDQLLSLELKADLGFAELVSATGISSFDADGQRDQTDLLIRLDYGYEEFPAFSSFTREIEEEDTFTQELRLVSQGDSDLNWIVGAFYNKIETDASSKEFTPGFGDFAVENFGASQSRPDELEYFSVDRTEITESALFGEVGYQVTEKLDVTIGMRLYQYDVESESAVDFPLFNTLFDGAAADAISLNFEKNEADDNGSLFKFNAKYQFTNSVMGYATVSEGFRIGGSNGLAPCPDPLPANQAGCGSPEEMLYDADTTTNYELGLKSTWFRSQLHFNAALFNVDWDDAQIAGATDVGQLPYLSNAGSANAKGIELSTRAILSDSFTVYATYAYTKAELTSDAPFLFNADGTDGAEDSDRLPGSPEHQFSMGINYQTDVFSDKTLDINYGLTAQSDVITRVGLHDNGETLPGYSLSNISAKLTADEWSTTLYVDNLFNKYAFTSVRRSDADITTANGADIQRNYGHFVNQPLTVGVKFNYKFEI, from the coding sequence ATGTTTAAACCAAGCTTGTTAACCTTGGCTATTTCGAGCGCTGTATCTGGCGCATTTATATTTTCTAATTCTGCAGTGGCGCAAGAAGAAGTCACCGCTACAAACAAATCGCTCGAAGTAATCGAAGTAACAGCAACAAGACGCAGCGGCTCGGTGCAAAATGCACCGCTAAATATTACAGCCCTAGATGCTGATGTAATGAAAGATCAAAACATTGGCGAACTTGCGGATGTAGCGCGTTGGGTACCTGGTTTAACAATTACCGATCAAGGTGGTCGCTCAGGCTCGCCTATTATTGTACGTGGTTTAAATACAAACTCGTCTGGCCCATCATCAGATGGCGGCACAGTCGCTACTTACGTTAACGAAATTCCAGTTTCGGTTGATATGCGCTTGGTAGACATAGAACGCGTTGAAGTACTTATTGGGCCACAAGGTACGCTTTATGGCGCAGGTACATTAGGCGGCGCAATTCGTTACATGCTTAAAGAACCAGAGCTTGATTTTACCTCGGTAGAAGTATTTGGTGACCTATTTCAAACCCAAGAAAGCGACTCACTAGGTGGCGAAGGCGGCTTTATTGTTAACCTTCCTATTATTGAAGATGAACTTGCAGTGCGTGCAAGCTTAAACGTATACGAAGACCCTGGTTTTATTGATTATGCATACACTGTGCGTGAGCCAGGTGTATCACTACCCGACCCTGATTGGAGCGATAGCTCAGCAGTTAACGAAAACATTAAAAATGTAGAAGACGCCAACGGTGAAACCACCACTACAGGGCGTATTTCAGTTCGTTGGAAAGCAACTGAAAGACTAGAGGCTACATTAAATTACTTTTACCAAAAGCAAGACAGCGAAGGCCGCTCTATTGTTCATTACAACAGCCTAAACGAAGATAACGGCTTAAGTGATATTGTTGGTAAATACGAGTCTGCTTATCGTTATGAAGAGCCGCGCGAAAAAGAAGATCAATTACTAAGCCTTGAGCTAAAAGCAGACCTAGGTTTTGCAGAGCTAGTATCGGCTACGGGTATTTCAAGCTTTGATGCCGACGGCCAACGCGACCAAACCGATTTACTTATTCGTCTTGATTACGGCTACGAAGAATTTCCAGCGTTTTCATCTTTCACACGTGAAATTGAAGAAGAAGACACCTTTACCCAAGAGCTGCGTTTAGTATCGCAAGGCGATAGCGACTTAAACTGGATTGTAGGTGCGTTTTACAACAAAATTGAAACCGACGCTTCAAGTAAAGAATTTACCCCAGGCTTTGGTGACTTTGCAGTAGAAAACTTTGGCGCTTCGCAATCTCGCCCAGACGAACTTGAGTACTTCTCGGTAGATCGCACAGAAATAACAGAATCAGCTTTATTTGGTGAAGTAGGCTACCAAGTAACAGAAAAGCTAGACGTAACAATTGGTATGCGTTTATACCAATACGACGTTGAATCAGAGTCTGCTGTCGACTTCCCGCTATTTAATACCTTGTTTGATGGCGCAGCAGCTGATGCTATTTCATTGAACTTTGAAAAAAATGAAGCTGACGATAACGGCAGCCTATTTAAATTTAATGCAAAATACCAATTTACTAATTCTGTTATGGGTTACGCAACAGTAAGTGAAGGCTTTAGAATTGGTGGCTCTAATGGTTTAGCGCCGTGTCCTGATCCATTACCAGCTAACCAAGCAGGTTGTGGTAGCCCAGAAGAAATGCTCTACGATGCCGACACCACTACAAACTACGAGTTAGGCCTTAAAAGTACTTGGTTTAGAAGCCAATTACACTTTAATGCCGCGTTATTTAACGTAGATTGGGATGATGCACAAATTGCAGGTGCTACCGATGTAGGGCAACTTCCGTACTTATCTAACGCAGGTAGTGCAAACGCAAAAGGGATTGAGTTATCTACCCGTGCCATTTTATCTGACTCGTTTACCGTATACGCTACTTATGCTTACACAAAAGCAGAGCTAACGTCAGACGCACCATTTTTGTTTAATGCTGATGGCACCGATGGCGCAGAAGACAGCGACCGTTTACCTGGCTCGCCAGAGCACCAGTTCTCAATGGGTATAAATTATCAAACAGATGTATTTAGCGACAAAACTCTTGATATTAACTACGGTTTAACCGCGCAAAGCGATGTTATTACCAGAGTAGGCCTGCATGACAATGGCGAAACACTACCAGGTTACAGCTTAAGTAATATTTCTGCTAAGCTAACAGCTGATGAGTGGTCGACTACTTTATATGTTGATAATCTATTTAATAAATATGCATTTACATCGGTTCGCCGCTCAGATGCAGACATAACAACTGCAAACGGTGCCGATATACAACGTAATTACGGTCACTTTGTAAATCAGCCACTAACAGTAGGTGTTAAATTTAACTACAAATTTGAAATTTAA
- a CDS encoding AraC family transcriptional regulator ligand-binding domain-containing protein, translating to MSSPIRATSLQGIDTLIKELGGDFVQALHACNVSLNFKNLEDEYLPYRQYAQLLEYCSNEFNCPSFRLQLANKQEFEILGHIAIAAKSSTNIEEAINWVKNYLHLHSPALTMNVQPLENTQTLFLSFGINLSPQPLVNQALELTLGLACKTLKELSNNQCKPMQVFLPQKLAVNSYAYNAFFGCPVVEDRNCAGIVINKQHLALKLSISSLSKTQATFKYLAQYGAHTQPLPEQVIALIKPMLPIHQCSNLTIATALGMHPRTLHRALAKHNTSFVKLKDQTRRTLAEYYLRQNHHCLATISELLGYQEQATLCASIKRWFGCSARVLKKRKMLH from the coding sequence ATGAGCAGCCCAATTAGAGCTACCTCCTTACAAGGAATAGACACCCTAATAAAAGAGCTTGGCGGTGATTTTGTTCAGGCTTTACATGCGTGCAACGTAAGCCTTAACTTTAAAAACCTTGAAGATGAATATTTGCCTTATCGTCAATATGCTCAGCTACTTGAGTATTGTAGCAATGAGTTCAATTGCCCAAGCTTTCGTCTTCAACTTGCAAACAAACAAGAGTTTGAAATTTTAGGGCACATTGCAATCGCCGCTAAAAGCAGCACCAACATAGAAGAAGCAATAAACTGGGTAAAAAATTACCTACACCTGCATAGCCCAGCGTTAACTATGAATGTGCAGCCACTTGAAAACACACAAACATTATTTTTATCGTTTGGGATAAACTTATCCCCTCAGCCCTTAGTAAACCAAGCATTAGAGCTAACACTTGGTTTAGCGTGCAAAACTTTAAAAGAGCTTAGCAATAATCAATGCAAACCAATGCAGGTTTTTTTACCTCAAAAATTAGCTGTAAATAGTTACGCCTATAACGCGTTTTTTGGCTGCCCAGTAGTAGAGGATAGAAACTGTGCCGGCATTGTCATTAATAAACAGCATTTAGCGCTTAAACTGAGTATTTCATCGCTTAGTAAAACGCAGGCCACCTTTAAATATTTAGCGCAATATGGCGCACATACTCAACCTTTACCCGAGCAAGTAATTGCATTAATTAAACCTATGCTCCCTATTCATCAATGTTCAAATTTAACTATAGCCACAGCGCTTGGCATGCACCCGCGTACCCTTCACCGCGCACTTGCAAAGCATAATACCAGCTTTGTTAAACTCAAAGATCAAACACGGCGCACACTTGCAGAGTATTATTTAAGGCAAAACCACCACTGTTTAGCCACAATTTCTGAATTATTAGGTTATCAGGAACAAGCCACGTTATGTGCTAGCATTAAACGCTGGTTTGGGTGCTCTGCACGCGTACTAAAGAAAAGAAAAATGTTACACTAA
- a CDS encoding Gfo/Idh/MocA family protein, whose translation MNFVIVGTNFISDTLLNAANTLDDFTLYGVCSRSNGAAFLANHPQNTQAKIFTSIEGVCQDQNVDAVYIAAPNSLHKHYAVMCLEAGKHVLGEKPSAANSHELNAILSAAKKHQRLYMEAMMTTHLPNFALIKQTMSKIGTPRKFIGQYSQYSSRYDKYKNGERPNTFLPEFANGALLDLGIYPLYLLIALWGAPQSVNASGVLLDTGVDGAGDVLLNYADKQAVISYSKISQGDNITEIQGERGRIRIEAVSQLKKVEFITNSGDVEVISAPFDENFMKYEVAHFIQTAKQGELESTVNTHQLAKDVMTVLDAARQQLGVLYPNDN comes from the coding sequence ATGAACTTTGTTATTGTTGGCACCAACTTTATTAGCGATACCTTACTTAATGCAGCCAATACATTAGATGACTTTACCTTATACGGAGTTTGCTCGCGCTCAAACGGCGCTGCTTTTTTAGCAAATCATCCGCAAAATACACAAGCTAAAATATTCACATCTATTGAAGGTGTTTGCCAAGACCAAAACGTAGATGCCGTTTATATTGCAGCGCCTAACTCTTTACACAAACATTATGCTGTTATGTGCCTTGAAGCAGGAAAACATGTACTTGGCGAAAAACCATCGGCGGCTAATAGCCACGAACTAAACGCTATTTTAAGTGCAGCTAAAAAGCATCAGCGTTTGTACATGGAAGCTATGATGACCACGCACTTGCCTAACTTTGCACTGATAAAACAGACAATGTCTAAAATAGGCACTCCCAGAAAATTTATAGGGCAATATAGCCAGTACTCTTCGCGCTACGATAAGTATAAAAATGGCGAACGCCCAAATACATTTTTACCCGAGTTTGCAAATGGGGCTTTGCTTGATTTAGGTATCTATCCATTGTATCTACTTATTGCTCTTTGGGGCGCACCGCAAAGTGTAAACGCCAGTGGCGTACTACTTGATACAGGCGTGGATGGCGCGGGCGATGTACTTTTAAATTATGCCGATAAACAGGCCGTTATTAGTTACTCTAAAATATCGCAAGGCGACAACATAACCGAAATACAAGGCGAGCGCGGCCGCATTCGTATAGAAGCAGTTTCACAGCTCAAAAAAGTAGAATTTATTACAAATAGTGGTGATGTAGAGGTTATTTCAGCCCCATTTGATGAAAATTTTATGAAGTACGAAGTGGCTCATTTTATACAAACCGCTAAACAAGGTGAGTTAGAATCTACGGTTAATACACATCAACTTGCTAAAGATGTAATGACGGTGCTTGACGCTGCTCGCCAGCAGCTTGGCGTGCTATACCCAAACGATAACTAA
- a CDS encoding tetratricopeptide repeat-containing sulfotransferase family protein translates to MQPNLKQLHQSAITHLNQGNIELAHKALVELVTQKNDFADGYFLLAMVNLRVGQIHKAIKLIEKALSFGKSIEYTAQLAKCYALTGELTKAKNTALAIPVEQIQKSLDADTLGVALTQAGLHEHALNYFNYAIELAKHANKPQPQFYYNLGVSAKFVGQFEQAKNAFESAITLNPLHHQSHFALSDLTKAAAQSNHIARLKTVAEQITHPDAKLHIGHALAKEYQDIGEFDNAFKSLEQGKAAKRAMQPFDHKSSAALFEHIKHLSEQHKHALTQGNPTPEPIFVLGMPRSGTTLVERILSSHSDVQSAGELQDFGLSVKKLSQTQTPHVLDTQTLTKAYELDFNQLGTTYLNATRVTTGSHKHFIDKLPFNFFYIDLITKALPNAKIICMLRDPMDTCIGNYRQLFTINNPYYAYSLDLLDTAKFYSRFYKLMQHLSALHSNIKLVKYEELVAQPEQQIKELVSFCNLEWQAQCIDFHLNTAPVSTASKVQVRQPLNSKAIGRWKAFKPHTNAAVEYLLSQGISVE, encoded by the coding sequence ATGCAGCCAAATTTAAAACAACTCCATCAAAGCGCAATTACACATTTAAACCAAGGCAATATTGAACTTGCTCATAAAGCCTTAGTTGAATTAGTAACTCAAAAAAACGACTTTGCCGATGGGTACTTTTTACTGGCCATGGTTAATTTACGTGTTGGGCAAATACACAAAGCCATAAAGTTAATCGAAAAAGCCCTTAGCTTTGGCAAAAGCATTGAATATACCGCCCAACTTGCAAAATGTTACGCATTAACAGGTGAGCTTACCAAAGCAAAAAACACCGCTTTAGCCATACCGGTTGAGCAAATACAAAAGAGTCTTGATGCCGACACCCTTGGTGTCGCACTTACGCAAGCAGGCCTTCACGAACACGCACTAAATTACTTTAACTACGCTATTGAACTGGCCAAACACGCAAATAAACCACAACCACAGTTTTATTATAACTTGGGTGTAAGCGCTAAATTTGTAGGCCAATTTGAACAAGCCAAAAATGCCTTTGAAAGCGCCATTACGTTAAACCCGCTGCATCATCAAAGCCATTTTGCATTAAGCGATTTAACCAAAGCCGCTGCGCAATCTAATCATATAGCGCGCTTAAAAACCGTAGCTGAGCAAATCACTCATCCCGATGCAAAATTACACATTGGCCACGCACTTGCAAAAGAGTATCAAGACATAGGTGAGTTTGATAATGCGTTTAAAAGCCTAGAGCAAGGTAAAGCAGCTAAACGCGCTATGCAGCCGTTTGATCATAAAAGCTCAGCCGCATTATTTGAACACATTAAACATTTAAGTGAGCAGCATAAACACGCGCTAACACAAGGTAATCCAACGCCAGAGCCTATTTTTGTATTAGGTATGCCCCGCTCTGGCACCACATTGGTTGAGCGTATTTTATCGAGCCACAGCGACGTACAATCAGCCGGAGAATTACAAGACTTTGGCCTAAGTGTTAAAAAGTTAAGCCAAACTCAAACACCGCATGTACTCGATACTCAAACACTCACTAAAGCGTATGAGCTTGATTTTAATCAGCTTGGGACAACTTATTTAAATGCGACTCGCGTAACCACCGGCAGCCATAAACACTTTATTGATAAGCTCCCGTTTAACTTTTTTTATATCGACTTAATTACTAAAGCGCTGCCAAACGCTAAAATTATTTGTATGCTGCGCGACCCAATGGACACCTGTATTGGTAACTATCGCCAGTTATTTACAATAAATAACCCCTACTACGCATACTCGCTCGATTTACTCGACACCGCCAAATTTTATAGCCGCTTTTACAAACTCATGCAGCACTTAAGCGCCCTGCACAGCAATATAAAATTAGTAAAATACGAAGAATTAGTCGCACAGCCCGAGCAGCAAATAAAAGAGTTAGTCAGCTTTTGTAATTTAGAATGGCAAGCACAATGTATAGATTTTCACCTAAACACCGCACCGGTATCTACAGCCAGTAAAGTGCAAGTACGCCAACCATTAAATAGCAAAGCAATTGGCCGTTGGAAGGCATTTAAACCCCATACTAATGCAGCAGTGGAATATCTTTTAAGCCAAGGTATTAGTGTTGAATAA
- a CDS encoding EamA family transporter: MQSSPKDFLLAVVCVILAMITIQSGASIAKQLFPIVGPEGTTALRLGFSALILCLIFKPWKHLPTAGNRLSILVYGLSLGGMNILFYYAIERIPLGIGVALEFTGPLAVALFSSRRKRDLFWVACAIAGILLLLPDMSSQDSLDPIGVILALAAGACWAAYILFGKKTGTQSSGGATVALGMTIAAIVLVPYGGISQSSAFTWGIIPLGIGIAILSSALPYTLEMVALRNMPAQGFSIMLSLEPAFAALAGFIILGELLTLWQWLAILLVIIASVGSSFSSVKKQKNTLDLTS, from the coding sequence ATGCAATCATCACCAAAAGACTTCTTACTCGCAGTTGTTTGCGTAATATTAGCTATGATCACCATTCAATCTGGTGCGTCTATTGCTAAGCAGTTATTTCCTATTGTTGGCCCCGAAGGCACCACTGCACTTAGGCTTGGTTTTTCTGCCCTTATTTTATGTTTAATCTTTAAACCTTGGAAACATTTACCAACAGCAGGTAACCGGCTTTCAATTTTGGTTTACGGCTTAAGCCTAGGCGGTATGAATATTTTATTTTATTACGCTATAGAGCGTATTCCGCTAGGTATAGGTGTTGCGCTTGAATTTACAGGCCCTTTAGCTGTTGCACTATTTAGCTCTCGCCGTAAGCGCGATTTATTTTGGGTAGCCTGTGCCATTGCTGGTATTTTACTGTTACTACCCGATATGAGCAGCCAAGATAGCTTAGATCCAATTGGTGTGATACTGGCCCTTGCAGCAGGAGCGTGTTGGGCGGCGTATATTTTATTTGGTAAAAAAACCGGCACTCAAAGCTCTGGTGGTGCAACGGTTGCTTTAGGTATGACCATTGCCGCAATAGTACTTGTACCTTATGGTGGCATATCGCAAAGCAGTGCATTTACATGGGGAATTATCCCGCTCGGAATTGGCATTGCTATTTTATCAAGCGCCCTGCCCTATACACTAGAAATGGTTGCTTTGCGCAATATGCCCGCACAAGGGTTTAGCATTATGCTCAGCTTAGAACCCGCTTTTGCTGCGCTGGCAGGCTTTATAATACTTGGAGAGTTGCTTACTCTGTGGCAGTGGTTAGCTATTTTATTAGTGATTATAGCCTCTGTTGGCAGCTCATTTTCAAGTGTTAAAAAGCAAAAAAACACTTTAGATCTAACCAGTTAA
- a CDS encoding MFS transporter codes for MTQTGVSPQPLSNTLVSIIALCCGLIVANIYYAQPIIELLAPEVGLSPHSASFIVSLTQIGYSLGLFFLVPLADLVENKRLMLITLGVSFLSLTGTALADTPNVMLILCLMIGISSVSVQVLIPLAAHLSSDEKRGQVLGNIMAGLLLGILLARPISSLIADHFGWRAVFYFAAGCMVFIASVIYFAIPQRHPHQKTTYFKLLKSLKQLMISQPVLRQRALFQALMFASFSLFWTSVPIVLAREYGLSQSQIALFALVGAAGAIAAPIVGRLADKGYTHQLSLLAKVIAAVCFLPSLFELPNGIIILALTGVFIDFAVQANMVLGQRTVYSLEPQSRARLNAIYMTSIFLGGAVGSLIASPLYEAGGWTSVALVAAGMPLISLIGYVLTTNKSAQAVG; via the coding sequence ATGACTCAAACAGGCGTTTCACCGCAGCCACTTAGCAATACACTTGTTAGCATTATTGCCTTATGCTGCGGCCTTATTGTTGCCAACATTTACTACGCTCAACCCATTATTGAGCTATTAGCACCCGAGGTTGGATTGAGCCCGCACAGTGCTAGTTTTATTGTGTCGCTTACGCAAATAGGGTATTCACTTGGGCTGTTTTTTTTAGTGCCATTAGCTGATCTCGTCGAAAATAAGCGCTTAATGCTTATAACGCTTGGGGTGTCGTTTTTAAGCTTAACTGGTACAGCTCTTGCCGATACTCCAAATGTAATGCTTATTTTATGTTTAATGATAGGTATTAGCTCGGTGTCTGTTCAGGTGCTTATTCCGCTCGCGGCGCATTTATCGTCTGACGAAAAGCGTGGCCAGGTGCTGGGTAATATTATGGCAGGGTTACTATTAGGTATTTTACTCGCAAGGCCTATATCGAGCTTAATTGCCGATCACTTTGGTTGGCGTGCGGTATTTTATTTTGCAGCCGGCTGTATGGTGTTTATTGCAAGCGTAATTTATTTTGCCATTCCGCAAAGGCATCCACATCAAAAAACGACCTATTTTAAGTTATTAAAATCGCTTAAACAGTTAATGATAAGCCAACCTGTTCTGCGCCAGCGTGCTCTTTTTCAGGCATTAATGTTTGCCTCATTTAGCTTATTTTGGACGAGCGTACCCATTGTACTTGCGCGAGAATATGGCTTATCGCAATCACAAATAGCGTTATTTGCGTTAGTTGGCGCAGCAGGTGCTATTGCAGCCCCTATTGTTGGACGCTTAGCCGATAAAGGCTATACCCATCAGTTATCGTTATTGGCAAAGGTAATTGCCGCAGTGTGCTTTTTACCTAGTTTATTTGAATTACCCAACGGGATAATAATTTTAGCTTTAACAGGTGTGTTTATTGATTTTGCTGTGCAAGCAAACATGGTACTTGGCCAACGAACCGTATATTCCCTAGAGCCGCAAAGTCGTGCACGACTAAACGCGATTTACATGACGAGTATTTTTTTAGGTGGTGCGGTAGGTTCACTTATAGCCAGCCCACTTTACGAGGCTGGTGGGTGGACAAGCGTTGCGCTAGTTGCCGCTGGTATGCCGCTTATTTCGTTGATTGGGTATGTGTTAACAACCAACAAAAGCGCTCAAGCGGTTGGTTAA
- a CDS encoding FadR/GntR family transcriptional regulator, whose protein sequence is MGNRRLFWRIVDKVEALINQGEFSAGSRLPPERELADMFDVSRPTIREAIIALEVRGRVEVKTGSGVYVIEQQETAVKTKEISAFELTQARALIEGEIAALAAQSITDEELAQLKQTLIAMEKGLYVEQADREFHEIIARATRNKALEFAVSNLWDLRLNNSQIVADYGSVCKNNNDCVMDEHTAIYNALQTHDASAARTAMHQHFNRLINALFDAVEARALQEIKRKNDEKRGLYSLDGLVKSANKAL, encoded by the coding sequence ATGGGAAATCGTCGCTTATTTTGGCGCATTGTTGATAAAGTTGAAGCTTTAATAAACCAAGGTGAGTTTTCTGCTGGAAGTCGTTTACCGCCAGAGCGTGAACTTGCCGATATGTTTGACGTAAGCCGCCCAACAATTCGTGAAGCTATTATTGCACTAGAAGTACGTGGCCGCGTTGAGGTTAAAACTGGCTCTGGTGTTTATGTAATAGAACAACAAGAAACCGCAGTAAAAACAAAAGAGATCAGTGCGTTTGAGCTTACTCAAGCACGTGCACTTATTGAAGGCGAAATTGCCGCACTTGCCGCACAATCAATCACAGACGAAGAGCTTGCCCAGTTAAAACAAACGCTTATTGCGATGGAAAAAGGCCTTTACGTTGAACAAGCCGACCGTGAGTTTCACGAAATAATAGCGCGTGCTACACGTAATAAAGCCCTTGAATTTGCAGTTTCTAATTTATGGGATTTACGCCTTAACAACTCACAAATTGTGGCTGATTACGGCAGTGTGTGTAAAAACAATAACGATTGCGTAATGGATGAGCACACCGCAATATATAATGCGCTGCAAACACACGACGCAAGTGCCGCACGCACCGCAATGCATCAACACTTTAACCGTTTAATCAATGCGTTATTTGATGCCGTAGAAGCGCGCGCATTACAAGAAATAAAACGCAAAAACGACGAAAAACGCGGCCTTTACTCACTCGATGGCCTAGTAAAAAGTGCAAATAAAGCACTTTAA
- a CDS encoding NADH:flavin oxidoreductase/NADH oxidase has product MSQLFSELNIGQLTLNNRIIIAPMCQYSANSGAASDWHTIHLGQLSLSGAGLLILEATAVNPEGRISYGDLGLWNNETQQALDKSLKAVRQYSPMPIGIQLAHAGRKASTEKPWDGGGALNPTDENGWQTLAPSAVAYDDNSPVPKAMSQSDIDSLINDFVSAAKCADELGLDLIELHGAHGYLLHQFLSPLTNKRDDEYGGSLQNRMRIVLEVFKAVRAEFNSSKPVGIRISATDWVEGGWDLEQSIVLAKALDELGCDFIHVSTAGLSPDQQIPVKPSFQVPFATAIKEVVNMPVIAVGLITEPQQAENIVSEQQADGVALARGILYNPHWPWHAAAELGATVTAPKQYIRSSPHGKPSPIK; this is encoded by the coding sequence ATGAGCCAGTTATTCTCGGAGTTAAACATAGGGCAACTCACCTTAAACAACCGCATTATTATTGCACCTATGTGCCAGTATTCAGCCAACAGTGGTGCCGCCAGTGACTGGCACACCATTCATTTAGGACAATTAAGCTTAAGCGGGGCAGGATTACTTATTTTAGAGGCCACAGCGGTTAATCCTGAAGGGCGTATTAGTTATGGCGATTTAGGGCTTTGGAATAATGAAACCCAGCAAGCATTAGATAAAAGTTTAAAAGCGGTTAGGCAATATAGCCCTATGCCTATTGGTATTCAGCTAGCGCATGCTGGGCGTAAAGCATCAACAGAAAAACCATGGGATGGTGGTGGTGCATTAAACCCTACGGATGAAAACGGCTGGCAAACGCTCGCACCTTCAGCAGTTGCTTATGACGATAATAGCCCAGTGCCAAAAGCCATGAGCCAATCCGACATAGACTCATTAATTAACGACTTTGTGAGTGCCGCTAAATGTGCTGACGAGCTTGGCCTTGATTTAATTGAGCTACATGGTGCGCATGGTTATTTGTTGCATCAATTTTTGTCACCCCTTACAAACAAGCGCGATGATGAATACGGCGGCAGTTTACAAAACCGTATGCGTATTGTGCTAGAGGTATTTAAAGCCGTTCGCGCAGAGTTTAACAGTAGCAAACCCGTGGGTATTCGTATTTCAGCGACTGATTGGGTAGAAGGTGGTTGGGATTTAGAGCAATCAATAGTGCTTGCTAAAGCCCTTGATGAGCTTGGCTGTGATTTTATTCATGTAAGTACAGCGGGATTAAGCCCTGATCAACAAATACCTGTTAAACCGAGCTTTCAGGTGCCATTTGCAACAGCTATTAAGGAAGTTGTGAATATGCCAGTAATAGCCGTAGGTTTAATTACCGAGCCACAACAAGCCGAAAATATTGTTAGCGAGCAGCAAGCCGATGGCGTGGCACTTGCCCGTGGTATTTTATATAACCCGCACTGGCCTTGGCATGCAGCAGCAGAGCTTGGCGCTACCGTAACTGCACCTAAACAGTATATACGCTCAAGCCCACATGGTAAGCCATCACCAATAAAGTAG